One Candidatus Dadabacteria bacterium DNA window includes the following coding sequences:
- a CDS encoding nucleotidyl transferase AbiEii/AbiGii toxin family protein, which produces MISKREIIDVATIKGLNPHIVEKDYVLGWLLWGISNHEILGESWLFKGGTCLKKCFFETYRFSEDLDFTLSDATHIDDGFLKTVFGEICEHIYQQTGIELPSHSHKFDIYQNPRGGKSCQARIGYQGPVSPRGRSMPRIKFDLTADEFVVLSPVRSQVYHPYSDAPNGDIIIRSYAYEEAFGEKIRALAERGRPRDLYDVVNLFRNADARPASTAVLIDVLRQKCEFKKIDFPVLAQLEIHRSILQNRWAQMLSHQLPFLPPFVTFWNELPIFFTWLESGITPQIPPAYTGEAGERVIRERTLLLQVSAKVKACIEIIRFAASNLLCVDLDYRGNIRRIEPYSLRFNGEGGIILGVHDVDKNERDGYLVDNIQGVQITDQVFNPRFAIELMPATQITGVPAGNSS; this is translated from the coding sequence GTGATTAGCAAGCGCGAGATCATCGATGTAGCGACCATTAAGGGGCTCAATCCCCACATTGTAGAGAAGGACTATGTTCTTGGCTGGTTGCTGTGGGGAATATCTAATCATGAGATTTTAGGTGAAAGCTGGCTTTTTAAGGGCGGCACCTGCCTGAAAAAATGCTTTTTTGAGACCTACAGATTTTCCGAAGACCTCGATTTTACTCTTTCTGATGCCACGCATATCGATGACGGCTTTCTTAAAACCGTGTTTGGGGAAATATGCGAACACATCTATCAGCAGACCGGCATCGAACTTCCGTCGCATTCTCACAAGTTTGACATTTACCAAAACCCGCGTGGTGGCAAATCCTGCCAAGCCCGGATAGGGTATCAGGGCCCGGTGTCGCCGCGTGGCAGAAGCATGCCGAGGATCAAGTTTGACCTGACGGCCGATGAGTTCGTAGTGCTGAGCCCGGTTCGGTCTCAGGTTTATCATCCTTACAGCGATGCCCCGAACGGAGATATCATCATACGGTCATATGCATACGAAGAGGCGTTTGGCGAGAAGATAAGGGCCCTTGCTGAACGGGGGAGACCCCGTGACCTGTACGATGTTGTCAACTTATTTCGCAATGCCGATGCAAGGCCCGCTAGTACTGCCGTATTGATTGATGTGCTCCGCCAGAAATGCGAGTTCAAAAAAATCGATTTTCCTGTCCTCGCCCAACTTGAAATTCATCGGTCTATCCTACAAAACAGATGGGCGCAAATGCTGTCACACCAATTGCCTTTCTTGCCTCCGTTTGTGACATTTTGGAATGAGTTGCCAATCTTTTTTACATGGCTTGAAAGCGGTATCACACCGCAGATCCCACCTGCCTACACTGGAGAGGCGGGGGAGAGAGTAATACGCGAACGCACATTGCTTCTGCAGGTTTCTGCCAAGGTAAAGGCATGTATCGAGATTATCCGTTTCGCTGCTTCCAACCTGCTTTGCGTTGATCTGGACTATCGAGGAAATATAAGGCGTATTGAACCTTACTCGCTCCGTTTTAATGGAGAAGGCGGTATAATCCTTGGAGTTCACGATGTTGATAAAAACGAACGCGACGGCTATCTGGTCGATAATATTCAGGGAGTACAGATTACAGATCAGGTTTTTAATCCCCGTTTTGCAATTGAGCTGATGCCTGCAACTCAAATCACTGGTGTTCCCGCGGGAAACTCTTCATAA